The following coding sequences are from one Carassius auratus strain Wakin chromosome 15, ASM336829v1, whole genome shotgun sequence window:
- the c1qtnf5 gene encoding complement C1q tumor necrosis factor-related protein 5 — protein MRSLQTRPLSLLLVIAVHCSNSLEDNKIPSLCTGSPGIPGSPGLHGSPGQPGRDGRDGRDAQAGEKGERGDRGEPGHPGERGLMGDRGDPGEKGERGTPGECAVAPKSAFSAKLSESRTNPLAVGDAVRFDKIILNEQGDYNPETGRFTCRVPGVYYFAVHATVYRSSLQFDLIKNGHTVASYFQIFGNWSKPASLSGGTLVHLIPGDQVWVQMALGEYTGFYSSSKTDSTFTGFLVYSDWKNSAVFA, from the exons ATGAGATCTCTGCAGACACGGCCTCTTTCCTTGCTGCTTGTTATTGCAGTGCATTGTTCTAACTCACTCGAAGACAACAAGATCCCCAGTTTGTGCACAGGAAGCCCAGGCATCCCAGGATCCCCTGGGTTGCATGGCAGCCCCGGTCAGCCTGGCAGGGATGGACGAGATGGTCGTGACGCTCAAGCCGGAGAGAAAGGGGAAAGAGGAGACAGAGGAGAACCAG GTCATCCGGGGGAGAGGGGCCTTATGGGAGACAGAGGAGATCCAGGAGAAAAGGGAGAGAGAGGAACCCCGGGCGAGTGTGCGGTGGCCCCCAAATCTGCTTTTAGCGCCAAACTGTCTGAATCCCGCACAAACCCATTGGCGGTAGGAGATGCAGTGCGTTTTGACAAAATCATTCTGAATGAGCAGGGGGATTACAATCCCGAGACGGGACGATTCACCTGCAGAGTGCCGGGCGTCTACTACTTCGCTGTTCATGCCACAGTGTACCGCTCCAGCTTGCAGTTTGACCTTATAAAGAACGGACACACTGTGGCGTCCTACTTTCAGATCTTTGGGAACTGGTCCAAACCAGCCTCGCTGTCTGGAGGAACACTAGTGCACCTGATTCCAGGAGATCAGGTGTGGGTGCAGATGGCCCTGGGCGAGTACACCGGCTTTTACTCCAGTTCGAAGACAGACAGCACTTTCACTGGTTTCCTAGTGTACTCGGACTGGAAAAACTCTGCTGTTTTTGCATAG